In Nostocoides sp. HKS02, the DNA window CGGGGTGTGGCAGCCGTGGGTCGCGCTGCCCACCCTGCTCGTCCTCGGCGCGGTCGCTGTCTGGGCGTCGGCGTGGGTGCGGTCCCAGCCGCTGCCGGTGTGGAGCGCCGTCGCGATGCTCGTGGTCGCCGTGGGCGCAGCGGTGTGGGCCGGCAGCACCCACTCCGAGCAGGTGCTGCCGAGGCGTGACTCGGGCAGCTACCTGCAGTCCGCCATCGAGCTGGCCTCCGGCCACGCGCGCCCGATCGAGGTGCCACCGGACTCCGTGGGCGGCTCCGGCGTGCTCGCCATCCAGGGAATCACGCTGCGCAGCCCGGCCTTCTACGCCGTGGGCACGCCGCAGCACCCCGAGATCCAGCCGCAGTTCCCGATCGGCACGTCTGCCTGGTACTCGGTCGCCTGGTGGCTCGGCGGTGCGGGCGCGACGTTCTGGGCCCCCGCGGTGCTGTTCGGGCTGACCGTGCTGGGCGTGGGGTTGCTGGGCTGCCTGCTGGCCGGACCGCGCTGGGGGCCCCTGGCGGCCATGGCGACCGGCCTGGTCTTCCCGCTGGTGCACGTGGCCCGCTCGACGTACTCGGAACCGGTCTCGCTGCCCGTGCTCGTGGCCGGCATCATCGCCATCACCATGGCGGCCCGCGGGGCGCGAGTGGTCGACGTCGCCGCCGCCCGCGGCGCCGCGGTGGTCGCAGGCGTGCTCATGGGTGGAGCCGTGCTCATCAGGGTCGACGCCCTCCGCGAGGTGGTCCTGCTCGTGCCGGTCGTGGTCCTCGCGGTCCTCCAGCGGCAGGTGCACGCCCGGGCGCTCGCCCTCTCGACGGCGATCTCGACCGTGCTGGCCTTCGGGCTCACCGGCCTCACCTCCGGGCAGTACCTCGGCTCGATCGCAGGGTCGTTGCTGCCGCTGGTCGCACTGGGAGTCGCGGTCTGCGTCGCCGGAGCCGTACTGCTGGCGGGGGCGCGGCGGGGCTGGACCATGCCGCTGCTCGTGCAGGCGTGGCTGCCCAGGGCGCTGGTCGCCCTGGTTGTGGCCGGGGGAGCGCTGCTGGCCAGCCACCCCCTGTGGCAGACGGTGCACCAGTCGGCGGCCGACCCGGGCTCGCGGGTCGTGGCCGCGCTCCAGGCCATGCAGGGGCTTCCGGTCGACGGCGGCCGCACCTATGCCGAGCACTCCGTGCAGTGGATGTCCTGGTGGGTCGGTCCGGTGTCCCTCGTCATCGCCCTCGTGGCCATTGCTGTCCTCGCCCACCGGGCCGCCACGTGGTGGATCGAGGGACTGGAGCTGCCCGCCTGGATGGGGGCGGCGGTGGTCGGGGTCGGGTCGACCCTCCTCACGCTCTACCGACCCGGGATCACCCCCGACCACCCGTGGGCCGACCGGCGGCTGGTCATCGCCCTGCCGACCGTCGTGCTGCTGGTCGTGGCGAGTGCCGCGGTCCTCTCGCGCTGGTCGACCCGGCGCCTGCCGTATGCCGCGATGCTGCTCCTGAGCTTCGGGTGCGCGGCCTCGCTCGTGGTTCCCGCAGCGCTGGCGTCGCTGCCCCATGCGGGCGAGCGGGTCGAGCTGGGCGAGCTCGATGCGGTCGACCAGGTGTGCAGCCAGTTCCGGCCCGGGGACGTCGCGCTGATGGCCGACTCGCGCGCCGTCAACGAGTGGCCGCAGGTCCTGCGCGGCTACTGCGGGGTGCCGGCGTTGTCCACGACGGCGGCCCTGCGCGACGACCCGTCGGCCTTCAACGCCGCCATCACCCAGGTGGGGCAGGCGGTCCGAGCCCGTGGCGGCCGGCTGGTCCTCGTGGCTGCCGACTCGACCACGTCGCTCACCAGGGTCGGCCTGAGGTCAGCCGTCGTCGGAGTCGACGTGCACGTGCGCGAGGACGCCCGCCTGCTCGAGCAGCGGCCGGACCACCTCGTGGACCTGCCCGTCACCGTGTGGCTGGGCCCGACCAGCTGAGCCGCGCGGCGGCATACCGTCGACGCCTGGGTGCCTGGACGGACGTCGGGCGGGGGGCGAACGCGCCGTAACGCCTGCGTGGGGCGGCCCGCGGTGGCTAGCCTCGAGCTGTGAGCCTGGACTTCCGAGCCCTGACCGAGGCGGACTTCGACGCGATGCAGGACATCCGCGTCCGGGCGTTCGGCCCGATGCCCGACTCCGGTGCCGAGCGATGGCGGGCCATCAACCTCGACCTGTTGGCGCAGCGGCGCCTCTTCGGCGTCTTCGACGGCAGCGAGCTCGCCGGCTGCGGCAAGGCTCGCGGGTTCGAGCAGGCCTGGCACGGCCGCCTCGTGCCGACGGCCGGCATGGCCGGGATCACGGTGCTGCCCGAGTTCCGCGGCAGGGGTGTGGGCACCCTGTTGATGCGCGGGCTGGCCGAGCGGTCGGTCGCCCGCGGCGAGCCGCTCTCCGCGCTGTTCCCCGCCACGGTCCCGGTCTATCGCCACCTCGGGTGGGAGCTCGTCGGTGCGCAGAGCCGGTTCGCGCTCCCGGCCGCCCAGCTGCGGGTCCTCGGCGGGTCGGTGCGCCCCGTGCGGGCGACCCCTGCCGACGTCGACCGGCTGGTGACCCTGTGCCGGGACGGGTTGCGGCGCACGCGCAGCAGTGGACCTATTCCGTGGTCGGAGCAGGACTGGCAGCGTCGGCTCACCGACCCGACCTCGTTCGTCTACTGCACCGACGACGGCCTGGTCGTCTACGAGTGGGACGGCACCGACCTGTCGGTCGACCTCCTCTGGGCCGCCAGCGAGGACAGCATGCGCAGCCTGTGGTCGCTCGTCGGCTCGGGGTCGTCGATCGCCAGGACCGTCTACGCCCACCTCTCCCCGGAGGACCCGCTGTTCTGGGCGCTGCCCGAGGAGGCCGGTCACGCGGTGACCCAGCACGGCTGGATGCTCCGGGTGCTCGACGTGCCCGGAGCGCTGGCCGCGCGGGGCTACCCCGCCGCCGTGGAGGCGTCGGTCGTCGTCCGGGTCGACGACTCCGAGAGCGCGGCCAACTCACGCACCTGGCGGCTGGAGGTCAGTGGCGGCGCCGGGCAGCTCCAGCCCGTCGACGACGCCCCCTCGGCCCTTGCGCTGTCGGCCCGCGGACTGGCCGGCCTGTATGCCGGTCGGCCGGTGGCCGCGTTGCGGCGCGCCGGCCTGGCTGGGGAGAGTGAGAGCTACGACGAGGTCGCGGACGCGGTCTTCGCCACGTCGGTCGCCTACCTCACCGACTACTTCTGAGCGGCCGGTCAGCGACGGGGCCGGATCAGCGACGGGCGCCGGTCAGCGACGGGCCTGGGTCAGCGACGGGCGAAGGCGTCGGCCGCGTGGCGGCGCACCGCGGCATACGTCCCACGGTCCGCGGCGACGATGATGCCGGGCGTGAGCGTCGTTGGTGCGTAAGGGGTTCCGTCGGTGTGCCCAACCACGCCACCGGCTTCGGTGACCATCAGCGCGCCCGGGGCGTGGTCCCACGGACTGTTGCGGGCGTAGAGGATGTAGTCGGCTGCGCCCTCCATGAGCCGCGGGTAGTCGACGCCGCAGCACACCCATGAACCCAACAGGGCGGGCAGCGAGCCGAGGGAGTGGCCACGCAGCGGCCAGATCGACGTCACGCCGCGCGGCGCCACGCCCTCGGCCACTGGTTCGCGGGTGACGCGCTCGCCGTTGCGGTAGGTGCCGGCGCCCTTCTCGGCGACCCAGGCCACCTCGTGCTCGGGCTGCCAGATCCACGCCCGCACCGTCTCGCCGTGCTTGACCTCGCTCACCATGACCGCGTGGTCGGGGGAGCCGTGGACGAAGTTCTTCGTGCCGTCGACGGGGTCGACGGTGAAGGCGTGGTCGGCCGTGACGTAGCGATCGAGGGTGCTCGGGTCGGCCGAGGTGCGCTCCTCGCCGAGGATGAACGCCCCGGGGTATGCCGCGGAGAGCTCGCGGGTGAGGATCGCCTCGGACTCGTGGTCGGCCACGGTCACGAGGTCGCCGGGGTTCTTCTCCATCACCTCGCCATCGGCCAAGGAGCGGAACCGGGGCGTGATGACCTCGGCTGCGACGGTCTTCATCAGGGTCAACACGCGCTCGGAGTCCACGCGCCCACGGTTCCACACCCGCAGCCGGAGGTGAAACCCGGCCCCGCCAGCTGGTCGGCAGCTCGCGGGCGGCTCGTGGGCAGCATCCTCCGTGCGATCACCCGGATGATGCTGCCCACGAGCGCGGCGCAGCGCCCTGTGGATGACCGCAGCCGTCGTGTCGGCGGATCGGACACGCTGAGGAAGTGCCCATCGACTGGCGGACCCTGCGGGTCGCAGCTGACCTGCAGGCGGGTCTGCTCACCCGTCGCCAGTGCCGTGATGCGGGCCTGACCGATGAGGCGCTGCAGTGGCGAGTGTCCAGCCGGCGCTGGTCGCGCTGGTACGACGGCGTCTACCTCACCACCCCGGGTCGCAACGACGTCCAGGTCGCGGCCGTGGCTGCGCTTGTTGTCGGCGCTGTCTGGCGACGCGGCTGCCGATGCGGCCCTGTGCGGCCGCAGTGCCGCCCACCTGTGGGGTCTCGAGCGTCGCGCGCCGTCACCCGTCGAGCTCGTGGTGCCTCACCGCCGGTTCGTGGTCGCGCCTGACGGCGTACGCATTCGCAGGTCCCGGCGCTGGGACGATCTCGTGGACGATCGGGCCTACCCCTGGCGGACGACCGTGGCGGCGACGGTCCTGGACGTTGCCGCCGTCTCGACGCTGACGAATGCGCTCGCGCTCGTGGCGAAGGCCGTCCACCAGGAGCTCGTCACGACCGCCGCACTCTCCCAAGAGCTCGCTCTCCGCCGCGGACATCGCCACGGCGCGCTGTTGCGTTCAGCGCTCCAGGACGTCGACGACGGCGGGCAGAGCGGGGCGGAGCTGCTCTGCATCCGCGACGTCGAACGCGCCCATGGCCTGCCCCGCGCGACCCGTCAACAGGTCAGCGACCTGGGCCAACGCCGCTACCACGACAACGAGTACGACGCATACGGCCTCATCGTCGAGGTGGACGGGCGGCTCGGGCACGAACAGTGGGGTGACCGAGTGCGCGACGGGCGACGCGACCGTCAGCTGCTCGCCACGCGCCGGGCGACTACTCGGGTCTTCTGGCAGGACGTGGCGGTCGAGCCGTGTGTGACTGCGCTCGACATCGGCCGCATCCTGCAGGACCGGGGCTGGGCGGCCGGACCGCGCGCGTGTCGCCGACCTGACTGCGCGCTACGCGGCTCGCGGGCAGCATCGTCCGTGTGATGACCCGGACGATGCTGCCCGCGAGCAGTTCTCCGCCGCGTTGGCGGCGCCGCGCCCCGCGACGGGTAGGCTCCTCGCGAGATGAGCGAACACCCCAGCACCGGTCCGGCCGCCACGGCCCCCGTCACCGAGCAGATCCCCACCGGGCAGATCCCTGGGCCCGCGCCGGTGACCGAACGGCTCCGCACGGAACACGTGCACCCAGCGGACGCGGCATACCTGCCCAGCACGGCGGCGACCCCGGCGAGTGCGCACGAGGCTGACAAGCCGTACGTCACCATCGTCCTGCCCTGCTACAACGAGGGCGAGCACGTTCTCCAGGAGATCGAGCGCATCACGGCGGCGATGAACTCGAGCGAGTTCACCTACGAGCTGCTCTGCATCGACGACGCCTCGACCGACAACACCCTCGAGGTGCTCGAGGACGCGGCCACCCGGTACGCCAACCTGCGGGTCATGCCGTTCCGGCGCAACGGCGGGTCGGGCACCGCGCGCCGCATCGGCACCCAGCAGGCCCACGGCGAGATCGTCGTGTGGACCGACGCCGACATGACCTACGAGAACGAGCGGATCCCCGAGCTGGTCCGCATCCTGCGCGACGACGAGTCCTACGACCAGGTCGTCGGCGCGCGCACCACCGAGGAGGGCACCCACAAGTGGGCCCGGGTCCCGGCGAAGTGGCTGATCCGCAAGATCGCCGAGAAGCTCACCAACCAGACGATCCCCGACCTCAACAGCGGGCTGCGTGCGTTCCGGCGTGAGGTGTCGCTGCCGTACCTGCGACTCCTGCCGCCGGGGTTCAGCTGCGTCACGACGATCACGCTCGCGTTCCTGTCCAACCAGCACGACATCAAGTACGTGCCGACGTCCTACGCCAAGCGGGCCGGCGTCTCCAAGTTCCACTTCGTCCGCGACGCCTACCGCTACATCCTCCAGGTGCTGCGCATGGTCATGTACTTCGACCCGCTCAAGGTGCTGATGCCGCCAGCCTTGTGGCTCATCGTCATCGGGGTGGTCAAGGGCGTCGTCGACATGGTGCGCCACCCGTTCTACTTCCCGGCCAGCACCGTCCTGCTGGTCGTCAGTGGCATCCTCATCGGCTCGCTCGCCCTGCTCTCCGACCTCGTCGTGCGATCTCGCCCCGGCGTCTGAGCGGGCCGGAGTCGCCAGAGTGAGCAGCTCCGCGTCCCTCAAGGTCGCAGTCGTCGGGCCGACGCACCCCTACAAGGGTGGGGTGGCCGCGCACACGACCACGCTGGCCCACGAGCTGGCCGAAGCCGGCCACGACGTGACGTTGGTGTCGTGGTCGCACCTCTACCCGTCCAAGCTGTACCCCGGCGAGCAGGCCGTGCCGGGCGGCTCAGCCGACGTGCCCCCGTTCCCACGCACGGTGCGCGCCCTGAGCTGGGCCCGTCCCGACACCTGGGTGCGCACCGGGCGGCGGCTGCGCGGGTTCGACGCGATCGTCGTCATCCACGTGATCCCCGCGGTGGTGCCGGCCCACCTGGTCCTCCTGCGGGCGGCGGGCGCCGGGCGTCCTCGGACGACGACGGCATCCACCGGCCGGCCGCGCACCGTGGTGATCGCGCATAACGTGCTGCCCCACGAGACCCACGTGGGTGACCGCGAGCTCATGCAGCGGCTTGTTCCAGCGGGTCGACGCCGTGCTCGTCCACAGCGACTCCCAGGCCAAGCTGGCCTACGAGCTGCATGCGCCCAGGGTGTCGGTCACCGACCTGCCGCCGCACCTGCCCGGTGGCGCCCCCGTCGAGCGCGCCGACCACGACGGACCGCCGCGGCTGCTCGCCCTGGGGATGGTGCGCGACTACAAGGGCGTCGACCTCCTCATGGAGGCCCTGGCGCAGGTGCCCGGGCCGACCCTGACCGTCGCCGGCGAGATGTGGGGCGCGAGCGGTGAGCGCGTCAAGGAGCTCGCCCAGGACCCGCGGCTGCGCGACCGGGTGCAGGTGCACGGCGGATACGTCCCGGCCGACCGGCTCGCCCCGCTGCTCGCGGCCCACGACGTCCTGGCCCTGACCTACCGCACCGCGACCGCCTCCCAGAACGTCTTGCTCGGCCAGCAGCACGGCCTCGCCGTACTCGCCTCGGACGTCGGCACCTTCGGCTCGCAGGTGCGCGACGGGGTCGACGGGCTGCTGGTCCCAGCGGCTGATCCCGAGGCGCTGGTCGCCGCCCTCGAGCGGCTCGCCGAACCCGGGTATGCCGCGCGGCTCCGGTCCGCCGTGCGCCCGCCGGACCTGTCCGGGCCCTGGGCGCGCTACGTCGGCACGATCGAGGCGCTGGCCGCGGTCGAGCCCGCCGCCGAGTCCGGCCTCGAGCCCGGCCTCGAGCCCGCCCACGCCCACGGGTCGCAGGGCGACGCGAGCGGGCCCCGGGCGGTCGCCGGCCACCTGACCCACCGGGTCGGTGCCGCCGTGCGCGGCCTCGTGGCTGCCTCGCGCCCCGAGGTCGAGGTCGACCGGGCTGACCTGCCGGAGTGGATCCGCGCCTCCGACATCCTGGCCGACGGCGACGATGCCGACGAGGCCAAGGCCTTCGCCCGCAGTCTCGGGCTGCCGCGGGGTGGTGACGCCATCGCGGCGTGGGCCGCGCTCGGCGCCCTCGCCGCCATCGTCCGGGTGCGCGACGACGGTCGCCGCAGCGCGGTGATCGTCGACGAGTCGGGTATCCGGTCGCCGCTGTCGCGGTGGGCGCGGGCGATCGGCTTCGCGCCGGTCGAGCTCGAGCTGACCGGCCACCGGTCGTCGGTCGAGGTGCTCGACGTCGACACGGCCTCGCTCGACGTCATCGTGCGGCTGCACCCCGGCGGATGCGATGCCGACGACATCGACGAGGCGATGAGCCAGGCGTCCTGGGCGCTGCGGTCGGGCGGCCTGCTCTGCGTGACCCTGCCCATCGGCGGTTCAGAGGCGGAGGGTGCGCTCAGTCCCGCCGACGTCCGCGCGGTCCTGGCGCGGGCCCACGACCTCGGCTTCGTGCTCGTCGGCGACGTCGACGGCGACATCACCGGCCGGATGCGCCACGCCTCCGACGGCGCGACCCGCGCCGACGCGGCATACGGCCTGCTGCGCCTGACCCTCCGACGGCGCTGATGACCCGCGCTCGGCTCCTCACCACCTTGCGCATCGCGCTCGCCCTCCCTCGTCGTGGCCGCGGTCGGGGTCGCGGTGGCCCGCAACTGGGCCCAGGTATCCCTGGACATCGGCAAGGTCCGGCTGCCCGACCTGCTGCTGGCCGCTGCGCTGATCTCGCTGGCGCCCGTGCTGACCCTGCTGGCCTGGCGCCGGATCCTCGCCGACCTCGGGTCGCCGCTGCACCTCGCGCCCGCCGGAGGCATCTTCTTCGTCGGGCAGCTCGGCAAGTACCTGCCCGGGTCGGTGTGGTCGATCGTCGCTCAGGCCGAGATGGGTCTGAAACTCGAGATCCCGCGCCGTCGGTCGGCCGTGGTGGGGCTCATCACGATCGGCCTGGCCGCGATCTGCGGCTTCCTCGCGGGCGTTCCGGCGTTGCCGCTGCTGCTGTCGCGCAGTGCGACCTCCTCGACGGGTTGGGTGCTGCTCCTCGCGCTACCGCTGGTCGCGATCGCGTTCTGGCCCCGCCTGCTCAACTGGGGCATCGCGCTGGGGTTGCGGCTGCTGCGTCGCGAGCCCCTCGAGCACGAGCTTTCGGGGCGCGCGGTGTTCTTCTCCTCTGCCTACCTGATCGCCGCCTGGGTCTGTTCGGGGCTCCACGTCCTGGTGCTCGCCCGCGCAGTCTCCGAGGGCCGGGCCACCGGCGGCCATCTCGTCGTCGCCACCGTGGCCGGGTTCGCGCTCGCCTCGGCGCTGTCGATGTTCGCCGTCCTGCTCCCCGCCGGGGTCGGCCTGCGTGAGGGGCTCCTGGTGCTGCTGCTCGCCCCGCTGCTCTCGACCCCGGGCGCGGCTGCCGTGGTGGTCCTGGCCCGCTTCCTCAGCGTGCTGTCCGACGTCGTGTTCGCCCTGATCGGCTGGGCTTGGGCGCGCTCGCACCACCTCCTCACCTCCCGCCCGGAGCGCGAGCACGACCACCTGGTCGCCGAGGAGGACCCGATGCCCCCGACGAATGCCCGCTAGATTGCGCCGCATGCCCTTTTCCGACGAGACCGATCCCGCCCCGCAGGTTGCCGCCCCACCCGGGGGCCGCCTGCTCGCGGTGGCCAAGCGCGGTGCCGAGCACGTGCTGTGGGCCCGCGTCGCCGTGCAGCGGCGTGCGGAGACCCGCCGGGGGTATGCCGCGTCGCGCCCCGTGCCGACCGTGGTGCCCCCCACCGGCCTGCTCCGCAGCGAGGCCATGTGGCAGGCCGCGACCGAAGAGGCGCGCCGCCTGCGGCTGCCGCTGCACCGCGACCTGCCCAAGAACTGGGACGCGTTGGGTGCGGTCGGGGCGGTGCTCAGCCTCGCCGACGACGGCTCGCGCACGGCCCGGGTCATGGATGCCGGCAGCGCGCGGTACTCACCGGTGCTGCCCTGGCTGAGGCTCTACGGCCTGGGCACCGCCCCGGGGTCGCTGCTCGGCATCAACCTCGAGTTCGGCGAGGAGGTGCGCCGCGACGGCGTGGTCTTCCGCCACGGCGACGTCACGGCGACCGGGCTGCCGGACGGCTCGCTCGACGCCATCACCTGCATGTCTGTCGTCGAGCACGGTGTGCCGCTCGAGCCGTTCCTGCGCGAGTCCGCCCGGGTGCTGCGCCCCGGTGGTGTGCTCTGCGTGTCCACCGACTACGACCAGCAGCCCCCCGACACCACGGGCCGCACGGCATACGGCAGCGAGGTGCACATCTTCAGCCCGGAGGACATCCGCGCGCTGGTGGCGACGGCTGATGCGTGCGGACTCGACCTCGTGGGCGACCTGTCGACGTCGGACTCCTTGTCGCACGAGGAACGCCCGGTCCACTGGGACCGCGTCGGCCTCGACTACACGTTCATCCTGCTGACGTTCCGCCGCCGCTGAGGCGCGTCGCGCAGCCGGGCGAGACCGGCCGGGTCACGCTCCGCCGGGCTCCTGGGTGTTGGTCATCGGGTACTTCTTGATGAAGTCGACGACCACCTGACCCGAGAGGCCGCCGCACATCTCGCGGTGGCCGG includes these proteins:
- the eis gene encoding enhanced intracellular survival protein Eis; this translates as MSLDFRALTEADFDAMQDIRVRAFGPMPDSGAERWRAINLDLLAQRRLFGVFDGSELAGCGKARGFEQAWHGRLVPTAGMAGITVLPEFRGRGVGTLLMRGLAERSVARGEPLSALFPATVPVYRHLGWELVGAQSRFALPAAQLRVLGGSVRPVRATPADVDRLVTLCRDGLRRTRSSGPIPWSEQDWQRRLTDPTSFVYCTDDGLVVYEWDGTDLSVDLLWAASEDSMRSLWSLVGSGSSIARTVYAHLSPEDPLFWALPEEAGHAVTQHGWMLRVLDVPGALAARGYPAAVEASVVVRVDDSESAANSRTWRLEVSGGAGQLQPVDDAPSALALSARGLAGLYAGRPVAALRRAGLAGESESYDEVADAVFATSVAYLTDYF
- a CDS encoding class I SAM-dependent methyltransferase, translated to MPFSDETDPAPQVAAPPGGRLLAVAKRGAEHVLWARVAVQRRAETRRGYAASRPVPTVVPPTGLLRSEAMWQAATEEARRLRLPLHRDLPKNWDALGAVGAVLSLADDGSRTARVMDAGSARYSPVLPWLRLYGLGTAPGSLLGINLEFGEEVRRDGVVFRHGDVTATGLPDGSLDAITCMSVVEHGVPLEPFLRESARVLRPGGVLCVSTDYDQQPPDTTGRTAYGSEVHIFSPEDIRALVATADACGLDLVGDLSTSDSLSHEERPVHWDRVGLDYTFILLTFRRR
- a CDS encoding inositol monophosphatase, with translation MDSERVLTLMKTVAAEVITPRFRSLADGEVMEKNPGDLVTVADHESEAILTRELSAAYPGAFILGEERTSADPSTLDRYVTADHAFTVDPVDGTKNFVHGSPDHAVMVSEVKHGETVRAWIWQPEHEVAWVAEKGAGTYRNGERVTREPVAEGVAPRGVTSIWPLRGHSLGSLPALLGSWVCCGVDYPRLMEGAADYILYARNSPWDHAPGALMVTEAGGVVGHTDGTPYAPTTLTPGIIVAADRGTYAAVRRHAADAFARR
- a CDS encoding glycosyltransferase family 2 protein, whose amino-acid sequence is MSEHPSTGPAATAPVTEQIPTGQIPGPAPVTERLRTEHVHPADAAYLPSTAATPASAHEADKPYVTIVLPCYNEGEHVLQEIERITAAMNSSEFTYELLCIDDASTDNTLEVLEDAATRYANLRVMPFRRNGGSGTARRIGTQQAHGEIVVWTDADMTYENERIPELVRILRDDESYDQVVGARTTEEGTHKWARVPAKWLIRKIAEKLTNQTIPDLNSGLRAFRREVSLPYLRLLPPGFSCVTTITLAFLSNQHDIKYVPTSYAKRAGVSKFHFVRDAYRYILQVLRMVMYFDPLKVLMPPALWLIVIGVVKGVVDMVRHPFYFPASTVLLVVSGILIGSLALLSDLVVRSRPGV
- a CDS encoding glycosyltransferase family 4 protein, with product MTASSCSGLFQRVDAVLVHSDSQAKLAYELHAPRVSVTDLPPHLPGGAPVERADHDGPPRLLALGMVRDYKGVDLLMEALAQVPGPTLTVAGEMWGASGERVKELAQDPRLRDRVQVHGGYVPADRLAPLLAAHDVLALTYRTATASQNVLLGQQHGLAVLASDVGTFGSQVRDGVDGLLVPAADPEALVAALERLAEPGYAARLRSAVRPPDLSGPWARYVGTIEALAAVEPAAESGLEPGLEPAHAHGSQGDASGPRAVAGHLTHRVGAAVRGLVAASRPEVEVDRADLPEWIRASDILADGDDADEAKAFARSLGLPRGGDAIAAWAALGALAAIVRVRDDGRRSAVIVDESGIRSPLSRWARAIGFAPVELELTGHRSSVEVLDVDTASLDVIVRLHPGGCDADDIDEAMSQASWALRSGGLLCVTLPIGGSEAEGALSPADVRAVLARAHDLGFVLVGDVDGDITGRMRHASDGATRADAAYGLLRLTLRRR
- a CDS encoding lysylphosphatidylglycerol synthase domain-containing protein, giving the protein MAAVGVAVARNWAQVSLDIGKVRLPDLLLAAALISLAPVLTLLAWRRILADLGSPLHLAPAGGIFFVGQLGKYLPGSVWSIVAQAEMGLKLEIPRRRSAVVGLITIGLAAICGFLAGVPALPLLLSRSATSSTGWVLLLALPLVAIAFWPRLLNWGIALGLRLLRREPLEHELSGRAVFFSSAYLIAAWVCSGLHVLVLARAVSEGRATGGHLVVATVAGFALASALSMFAVLLPAGVGLREGLLVLLLAPLLSTPGAAAVVVLARFLSVLSDVVFALIGWAWARSHHLLTSRPEREHDHLVAEEDPMPPTNAR